One segment of Radiobacillus kanasensis DNA contains the following:
- a CDS encoding nucleoside recognition domain-containing protein — protein MVNLIWAFMAIVGILYAMFNGTMDQVNQALFEGADEAVTLSIGLISVLVFWLGIMKVAEEAGLLSLLTRFFKPFVTRLFPEIPKDHPAMGYILSNFTANLFGLGNAATPMGIKAMEQMKQISQSDKASRSMITFLAINTSSLTLIPTTVIAIRMKYESVAPTEIVGTTIMATLISTMAAILIDRLFHYRRVRKNKG, from the coding sequence ATGGTTAACTTAATCTGGGCTTTTATGGCTATAGTTGGCATTCTGTATGCCATGTTCAATGGGACGATGGATCAAGTGAATCAAGCCCTTTTTGAAGGGGCAGATGAAGCTGTAACGCTTTCAATTGGATTAATTAGTGTACTTGTCTTTTGGTTAGGGATTATGAAAGTAGCAGAGGAAGCGGGTTTATTATCATTGTTGACTCGTTTTTTTAAACCATTTGTTACAAGATTGTTTCCAGAAATACCAAAAGATCATCCAGCAATGGGATACATTTTATCTAATTTCACGGCCAACCTGTTCGGTCTAGGGAATGCTGCAACTCCAATGGGAATCAAAGCAATGGAGCAAATGAAACAGATTAGTCAATCAGACAAGGCAAGTCGTTCCATGATTACCTTCTTAGCCATTAACACATCGAGCTTAACGTTAATTCCGACAACCGTTATCGCGATCCGAATGAAATATGAATCGGTAGCACCGACAGAAATAGTCGGTACTACGATTATGGCGACATTGATTTCCACCATGGCTGCTATACTCATTGATCGGTTATTCCACTATAGAAGGGTGCGGAAAAATAAAGGATGA
- a CDS encoding D-alanyl-D-alanine carboxypeptidase family protein — protein MKRIGILLVCISVIALLVQPVQTIAKPGVSARNAVLMEQNTGRVLFEKAANDQHLIASITKIMTAIVAVESGMLDETVTASRRSVYTEGSSIYLEEGEKMKLKDLVYGLMLRSGNDAAVAIAEHVGGSVEGFVHLMNQKAQWLGMTNSHFDNPHGLDSETHYSTAYDMALLMRHAMNNKTFQEITSAKSYKAESRQFAWGNKNKLLTRYYEYSTGGKTGYTKQAGRTLVSTAEKDGMKLIVVTLDGPDDWKDHMGLFNWGFENYNMKKLQEEGIQSYSMQGSDDIVKGFIHDDILYPLTEEENEKLTSETFIEKGAAEDDPGDVIGKKIFRIDGKPITSTSIYSEAQPEETLGFWNQVVQVLKKMTGAQADG, from the coding sequence TTGAAGCGAATTGGAATACTACTCGTTTGTATAAGTGTGATTGCATTGCTCGTACAACCCGTTCAAACGATTGCTAAACCAGGGGTTTCTGCTCGAAACGCAGTACTAATGGAACAAAATACGGGACGAGTACTTTTTGAAAAGGCAGCAAATGACCAACATCTTATTGCCAGCATTACGAAAATCATGACCGCTATCGTAGCGGTAGAATCTGGAATGTTGGATGAAACGGTTACTGCCAGCCGACGATCGGTTTATACAGAAGGATCTTCTATCTATTTAGAAGAAGGCGAAAAAATGAAATTAAAAGATCTCGTGTATGGTCTCATGCTTCGTTCGGGGAACGATGCAGCGGTTGCCATTGCCGAACATGTGGGAGGAAGTGTAGAGGGCTTCGTTCATTTGATGAATCAAAAAGCGCAATGGTTAGGGATGACCAATAGCCACTTCGACAATCCGCATGGGTTAGATTCGGAGACCCACTATTCGACCGCTTATGATATGGCCTTATTAATGCGCCATGCAATGAATAATAAAACCTTTCAAGAAATTACAAGTGCGAAGTCCTACAAGGCAGAGTCTCGCCAATTTGCTTGGGGGAACAAGAATAAGCTTCTTACTAGATATTATGAGTACAGTACTGGAGGGAAAACGGGTTATACAAAACAAGCAGGACGTACGCTCGTTTCTACTGCAGAAAAGGATGGAATGAAACTTATTGTAGTTACTTTGGATGGTCCAGATGATTGGAAAGATCATATGGGTTTATTTAACTGGGGGTTTGAGAACTACAATATGAAAAAACTTCAAGAAGAAGGAATTCAATCGTATTCGATGCAAGGTAGTGATGATATAGTCAAAGGTTTTATTCATGATGATATTCTTTATCCATTAACAGAGGAAGAAAACGAAAAGTTGACATCGGAAACCTTTATTGAAAAAGGAGCCGCAGAAGATGATCCCGGAGACGTCATCGGAAAAAAGATATTTCGTATAGATGGGAAGCCGATCACGTCCACCTCTATTTATTCAGAAGCGCAACCAGAGGAGACTTTAGGATTTTGGAATCAAGTCGTTCAAGTATTGAAGAAAATGACTGGGGCTCAGGCAGATGGTTAA
- the scpB gene encoding SMC-Scp complex subunit ScpB encodes MEMAGYKAVVEGLLFATGDDGLSIKQMVNILQLDEKTIAHILEELQFDYEHTERGITLMESNRTYHLTTKPEHSIYYQRLLESPHVSKLSQAALETLAIIAYQQPITRTEIEEIRGVKSDRPVQTLVSRSLIEEKGRKEGVGRPIMYGTSKDFLTYFGLKSIDELPPLPEEVTDIDVEQDADLFFQKFKEQENDDEKN; translated from the coding sequence ATGGAAATGGCAGGCTATAAAGCGGTTGTGGAAGGACTCCTTTTTGCAACTGGAGACGATGGACTTTCAATCAAACAAATGGTAAATATTTTGCAACTAGATGAAAAGACGATTGCACATATTTTAGAGGAACTACAATTTGATTATGAGCATACGGAACGAGGGATTACGCTCATGGAATCGAATCGAACGTATCATCTAACGACTAAACCAGAACATTCTATTTACTACCAACGATTATTAGAATCTCCACATGTTTCGAAGTTATCCCAAGCGGCCTTGGAAACATTGGCGATTATTGCGTACCAGCAGCCAATTACGAGAACAGAAATTGAAGAAATACGTGGAGTGAAAAGTGATCGACCGGTTCAAACACTTGTCTCCAGATCTCTAATCGAAGAAAAGGGTAGAAAAGAAGGGGTAGGACGACCGATTATGTACGGAACGTCGAAGGATTTTCTTACATATTTTGGCTTAAAGTCAATCGACGAGCTACCACCATTACCAGAAGAAGTAACCGATATCGATGTAGAGCAAGACGCTGATTTATTCTTCCAGAAATTTAAGGAACAAGAGAATGACGATGAAAAAAACTAA
- a CDS encoding segregation/condensation protein A, which translates to MDQSYLVKIDNFEGPLDLLLHLINQYEIDIYDIPVAEITKQYMNYIHTMQQLELNIASEYLVMAATLLAIKSQLLLPNQELEAEDEEYQEDPREELMRRLIEYRRYKEAAGQLQERESESNQIFTRPPQVFDNRSERPPVVRGELSIYDMIAAMSKVFERKKWQQPMDTTIQRAEIPISQRMEEVMDIVRRSKDGVRFTSLFPEPTKSHIVVTFIAILELMKVKEIYCVQEKHFDELLVYQMGEN; encoded by the coding sequence ATGGATCAATCCTATCTCGTAAAAATAGATAATTTTGAAGGACCCCTTGATTTATTGTTACATTTAATAAATCAATATGAAATTGATATATACGATATTCCTGTTGCGGAGATTACCAAGCAATATATGAACTATATTCATACGATGCAACAGCTTGAGTTGAATATAGCAAGTGAATATTTAGTAATGGCTGCAACGTTGTTAGCGATTAAAAGCCAATTGTTGCTGCCTAATCAAGAATTGGAAGCGGAAGATGAGGAGTACCAAGAGGATCCCAGAGAAGAATTAATGCGCCGCTTGATCGAATATCGCCGTTATAAAGAAGCAGCAGGGCAATTACAGGAAAGGGAATCTGAATCTAATCAAATATTTACGAGGCCACCTCAAGTATTTGATAATAGGAGCGAGCGACCACCTGTCGTTCGCGGTGAACTATCCATTTACGATATGATTGCGGCGATGTCCAAAGTTTTTGAACGGAAAAAATGGCAACAACCAATGGACACGACCATTCAAAGAGCGGAAATACCGATTTCACAAAGAATGGAAGAAGTAATGGATATCGTCAGACGGAGTAAAGATGGAGTTCGATTCACGAGTCTTTTTCCTGAACCAACGAAGTCACATATTGTTGTCACCTTTATCGCCATATTAGAGCTTATGAAGGTAAAAGAGATATACTGTGTCCAAGAAAAGCACTTCGACGAATTACTGGTGTATCAAATGGGGGAAAACTAG
- a CDS encoding GNAT family N-acetyltransferase produces the protein MLIRYKKSFEKIAMGLLSFMPEEKEVKKLQHTMKEYETNPNWQLFLWKEEDILGAVGVIFPADQEVLVQHISVNPSHRSLGIGRKMIEGIKDMYQDYKVVANSSTQAYLDRLQKREDT, from the coding sequence ATGCTAATTAGGTACAAGAAAAGTTTTGAAAAAATAGCAATGGGTCTTCTGTCTTTTATGCCTGAAGAAAAAGAAGTAAAGAAATTACAGCATACAATGAAAGAGTATGAAACAAACCCGAATTGGCAGCTATTTTTATGGAAAGAAGAGGATATACTTGGAGCAGTCGGCGTTATTTTTCCAGCCGATCAGGAAGTGCTTGTGCAGCATATATCCGTGAATCCTTCGCATCGTAGCTTAGGAATCGGAAGAAAGATGATTGAAGGAATTAAAGACATGTATCAAGATTATAAGGTAGTAGCTAATTCTTCTACACAGGCTTATTTAGATAGGCTTCAAAAGCGTGAAGATACATAA
- a CDS encoding M50 family metallopeptidase translates to MLGLLVFIIVIGPLSIILHEAGHCFAARICRADQVELSVGRGKSIFAWKQNNFRVEVNRFFFLGGYSNYHKEQAFNRFELVWISLAGPLLNLLIFLGTYWISLPFIHLGSLFNLWLCLVNLIPFKVAMQESDGYKVASILWKTVRYNHDFSKKS, encoded by the coding sequence ATGCTTGGCTTACTCGTATTCATTATCGTCATCGGACCACTGAGTATCATACTCCATGAAGCGGGTCATTGCTTTGCAGCTAGAATATGTAGAGCTGACCAAGTGGAGCTGTCTGTTGGGAGGGGCAAGTCCATATTTGCTTGGAAACAAAACAATTTCCGTGTGGAAGTGAATCGTTTCTTTTTCTTAGGTGGATATTCAAACTATCACAAGGAACAGGCTTTTAATCGTTTCGAACTAGTATGGATATCATTAGCTGGTCCATTATTGAATTTACTAATCTTTCTCGGAACATATTGGATTTCTCTTCCGTTCATCCATTTAGGAAGTCTGTTTAATTTATGGCTTTGTTTGGTAAACCTTATCCCATTTAAAGTTGCGATGCAGGAGTCAGATGGGTATAAAGTTGCATCCATCCTCTGGAAGACAGTCCGATACAACCATGACTTTTCTAAGAAATCGTAG
- a CDS encoding peptidylprolyl isomerase, with protein sequence MKQATIEFENGEKIVIEMYEDAAPNTVANFEKLANDGFYDGVTFHRVIPGFVAQGGDPTGTGAGGPGYTIKCETEGNPHKHVAGALSMAHAGKDTGGSQFFLVHESQPHLDGVHTVFGQVIEGLDTVLRIQQGDEMKKVRVETV encoded by the coding sequence ATGAAGCAAGCAACAATTGAGTTTGAAAATGGAGAAAAAATTGTTATTGAAATGTATGAGGATGCAGCACCAAACACAGTAGCTAACTTTGAAAAACTAGCAAATGACGGGTTTTACGATGGGGTAACTTTTCATAGAGTTATTCCGGGATTTGTTGCCCAAGGTGGAGATCCTACGGGAACAGGTGCAGGTGGACCTGGTTACACAATAAAATGTGAAACAGAAGGCAACCCTCACAAACACGTGGCTGGCGCTTTATCTATGGCACATGCCGGAAAAGATACAGGTGGAAGTCAATTTTTCTTAGTTCATGAATCACAACCACATCTGGATGGCGTTCACACGGTGTTTGGCCAAGTCATCGAGGGATTGGATACCGTCCTTCGTATTCAACAAGGGGACGAAATGAAGAAAGTGCGTGTAGAAACGGTTTAA
- the lysA gene encoding diaminopimelate decarboxylase, whose product MDYPFPTNQNGHLEIGGMDAVELAHKYGTPLFVYDVSVIRKNARAFVETFKRLGVDYQVAYASKAFSSVAMLQVAEQEGLSLDVVSQGELYTALQANFPVEKIHMHGNNKSREELEMAVQYGIGCIVIDNFYEIEILKEILEENNTSMDVLLRVTPGIEAHTHDYILTGNEDSKFGFDLTNGQAEQAFLLANASPLLNVKGLHCHIGSQIFETDGFVMAVRRLFDSLHQWSQVYDYTPEVLNLGGGFGIRYTAEDEPLPLVEYVEALVSEVKQQAEQLKLPVPEIWIEPGRSIVGNACVTIYTMGAIKNIPGIRKYVSVDGGMTDNLRPALYQAKYQAVVANKMNLDLKEQVSIAGKCCESGDMLIWDIDVPEITHGDLLAVFSTGAYGYSMSNHYNRFPKAAVVFVEDGQDQLVIRRETYEDLTRNDLQYAYNGGVLNEASNN is encoded by the coding sequence ATGGACTATCCCTTTCCAACGAATCAAAATGGCCACTTAGAAATAGGTGGAATGGACGCGGTCGAGTTGGCCCATAAGTACGGAACACCACTTTTTGTGTATGATGTTTCTGTCATTCGAAAAAATGCAAGAGCATTTGTGGAAACATTTAAACGACTAGGCGTCGACTACCAAGTTGCATACGCAAGCAAAGCTTTTTCGTCTGTGGCGATGCTCCAGGTTGCCGAGCAAGAGGGTTTAAGCCTAGATGTTGTATCCCAAGGAGAATTGTACACAGCTTTACAAGCCAATTTCCCTGTAGAAAAGATTCATATGCATGGGAATAATAAAAGTCGAGAAGAGTTAGAAATGGCCGTTCAGTATGGAATTGGTTGTATTGTCATTGATAACTTTTATGAGATTGAAATCCTGAAGGAAATTTTAGAAGAAAATAATACGTCGATGGACGTATTACTTCGTGTTACTCCTGGAATTGAAGCACACACCCACGACTATATTTTAACAGGAAATGAAGACTCCAAATTCGGCTTTGATTTAACAAACGGTCAGGCAGAACAAGCATTTCTACTTGCTAATGCATCCCCTTTATTGAATGTGAAAGGATTGCACTGCCATATAGGCTCACAAATATTTGAAACAGATGGCTTCGTCATGGCTGTGCGCCGATTGTTTGATTCGTTACATCAGTGGAGCCAAGTCTATGATTACACACCAGAAGTATTAAACCTTGGTGGAGGCTTTGGGATTCGCTATACAGCAGAGGACGAGCCACTACCACTCGTTGAATATGTAGAAGCACTTGTATCTGAAGTGAAACAACAAGCAGAGCAATTAAAATTGCCAGTACCAGAAATTTGGATTGAACCTGGTCGCTCCATTGTAGGGAATGCCTGTGTAACCATCTATACGATGGGAGCTATCAAAAACATCCCTGGTATCCGGAAATACGTGTCGGTTGATGGTGGAATGACGGATAACCTTCGACCTGCTTTGTATCAAGCGAAATATCAAGCAGTTGTAGCCAATAAAATGAATCTAGATCTGAAAGAGCAAGTATCGATTGCAGGAAAATGCTGTGAATCAGGTGATATGCTCATCTGGGATATAGACGTTCCAGAGATTACGCATGGTGATCTGTTAGCTGTATTTAGTACGGGCGCTTATGGCTATTCGATGTCTAACCACTATAATCGTTTCCCGAAAGCGGCGGTTGTTTTTGTAGAAGATGGTCAAGACCAGCTCGTGATCCGACGTGAAACCTATGAGGATTTAACTCGCAATGATTTACAATATGCATACAATGGAGGCGTTTTGAATGAAGCAAGCAACAATTGA
- a CDS encoding spore germination protein, which yields MNRNKNSIKTSISSKLKENKTFMEERVGLGTSFDVGVRDFTILKKQLNLYYLTGLCETPVIVELMKKLLEINESDRSSNKVGELVENRLIHQQVTRVESMDEVVDQLLTGLIVILIDGEEYGYIIDVRSYPGRTPQEPDTEKVIRGSRDGFTENIVENTALTRRRVRDERLRHEIVKVGERSKTDICIAYLDDVADPGLIKLIKDEIKHIEIDGITMADKTVEEFLVKQGFNPFPLVRYTERPDVASTHLLEGHVLIMVDTSPSLIITPTTYFHHVQHAEEYRQSPAVGTFIRWIRFAGIIASVFLLPFWLLLAMEPSLLPKDLSFIGPNEQGNIPIVIQIILADIGLEFMRMAAIHTPTPLATAMGLIAATLIGQIAIDVGLFTAEVILYVSISAIGTFATPSYELSVANKMSRVALLILTSFFGVKGFAIGFTLYILLLAHIKSLKTPYLWPFLPFNAKALIQILVRVSVPMSKDRPSIVHPRNNYRQPKKV from the coding sequence ATGAATAGAAATAAAAATAGTATTAAGACTTCTATATCTTCAAAATTAAAAGAGAATAAAACGTTTATGGAAGAACGAGTTGGACTAGGGACTTCCTTTGATGTTGGAGTACGCGATTTCACAATTTTAAAAAAACAATTAAATCTTTATTATCTGACTGGACTTTGTGAAACACCAGTTATTGTAGAACTTATGAAAAAGTTATTAGAGATAAATGAATCGGATCGAAGCTCTAATAAAGTTGGAGAATTGGTTGAAAATAGGTTAATTCATCAACAAGTCACAAGAGTCGAATCGATGGATGAAGTCGTTGATCAATTATTAACGGGATTAATTGTCATTTTGATTGATGGGGAAGAATACGGGTATATCATTGATGTAAGAAGCTACCCGGGACGAACGCCTCAAGAACCCGATACAGAAAAAGTCATTCGTGGGTCAAGAGATGGTTTTACAGAGAATATTGTGGAAAACACCGCATTAACAAGAAGAAGAGTACGAGACGAGAGATTACGTCACGAAATTGTAAAGGTTGGTGAGAGGTCCAAAACGGATATATGTATCGCCTACTTAGATGATGTTGCCGATCCAGGTTTAATCAAATTAATTAAGGATGAAATCAAGCATATTGAAATTGATGGAATCACAATGGCGGACAAAACGGTGGAAGAGTTTTTAGTGAAGCAAGGCTTCAATCCTTTTCCGCTAGTTCGTTACACGGAGAGGCCAGATGTTGCATCCACTCATTTGTTAGAGGGACATGTTTTAATTATGGTTGATACGTCACCAAGTTTAATCATTACACCAACGACATACTTTCACCATGTCCAACACGCAGAGGAGTATCGCCAATCTCCCGCTGTTGGTACCTTTATTCGTTGGATTCGTTTTGCCGGGATTATTGCTTCCGTTTTCTTGCTTCCTTTTTGGTTATTGTTAGCAATGGAACCTTCGTTATTACCAAAAGATTTGTCCTTCATCGGACCGAATGAGCAAGGTAACATTCCGATTGTCATTCAAATCATTCTAGCGGATATCGGTTTGGAATTTATGCGAATGGCGGCTATCCATACACCGACACCACTGGCTACGGCTATGGGATTAATTGCAGCTACGTTAATTGGGCAAATCGCCATCGACGTAGGTTTGTTTACAGCTGAGGTAATCTTGTATGTGTCAATAAGTGCAATAGGAACTTTTGCGACACCGAGTTATGAATTAAGTGTTGCAAATAAAATGTCGAGGGTTGCACTACTGATATTAACTTCCTTCTTTGGTGTGAAAGGATTTGCGATTGGGTTTACCCTTTATATCTTGTTACTCGCACACATTAAATCGTTAAAGACACCTTATTTATGGCCATTCCTTCCTTTTAACGCAAAAGCTTTGATACAAATACTAGTTCGAGTATCGGTTCCTATGTCCAAGGATCGTCCAAGTATTGTTCATCCTCGAAACAACTATCGTCAACCGAAAAAGGTTTAA
- a CDS encoding stage V sporulation protein AE, translating to MSNRKQVIVITDGDEYARKTMDYLAPLFGGTCLSHLSDNPTKASSKEVMEAVKSARSDLVFVLVDDAGWHGIGAGEHILIDMYKDSTIEIIGAIAVASHTKNLEWTRFTFAIDNEGNLTANGVDKEGIPIEDVGRINGDTVYALDQIDLPIVVAIGDIGKMYGRDDIKKGSPITRKAIELILERGGNDE from the coding sequence ATGAGCAATAGGAAACAAGTGATCGTTATCACGGATGGGGATGAGTATGCTCGAAAAACGATGGATTACTTGGCACCGCTGTTCGGAGGAACTTGTTTATCTCATTTATCCGATAACCCTACAAAAGCTAGTTCAAAGGAAGTGATGGAGGCTGTAAAATCTGCTCGATCTGACCTCGTCTTTGTATTAGTGGATGATGCTGGTTGGCACGGAATCGGTGCGGGCGAGCACATATTAATAGATATGTACAAGGATTCTACTATTGAAATCATTGGAGCAATTGCTGTCGCGTCTCATACGAAAAACTTAGAATGGACGAGATTTACATTTGCTATTGATAACGAAGGGAATTTAACGGCGAACGGTGTGGATAAAGAAGGGATTCCCATTGAGGATGTCGGGCGAATTAATGGGGATACGGTATATGCTTTGGACCAGATAGATTTGCCGATAGTCGTAGCAATCGGGGATATCGGCAAGATGTATGGACGTGATGATATAAAAAAAGGATCTCCTATCACTAGAAAAGCAATTGAACTAATTCTGGAAAGGGGAGGAAATGATGAATAG
- a CDS encoding stage V sporulation protein AB, producing the protein MFQMFVPAIAEIFIGFASGLVVGTGFVAFLTVLGIIPRLIQLSKTYDYVKIIELAVILGALFGVYLAFTDAQFYVSKPFIVIWGALHGIFIGMLAAALTEVLNVFPLLAKRVGMEIHILWFLMAIVFGKIFGSLFQWVFFVK; encoded by the coding sequence ATGTTCCAGATGTTCGTTCCCGCCATCGCTGAGATATTTATCGGTTTTGCCTCTGGTCTAGTTGTTGGTACTGGTTTCGTCGCATTTTTAACCGTATTGGGTATTATTCCGCGATTGATTCAATTAAGTAAGACGTATGACTATGTCAAGATCATAGAACTTGCGGTTATTCTTGGAGCTCTGTTTGGCGTATATCTAGCATTTACAGATGCTCAGTTTTATGTTTCAAAACCATTTATCGTCATTTGGGGCGCTCTGCACGGTATTTTTATAGGCATGTTGGCCGCTGCACTGACAGAAGTGTTAAATGTATTCCCGTTGTTAGCGAAAAGAGTTGGAATGGAAATACATATACTTTGGTTTTTAATGGCCATCGTATTTGGGAAAATTTTTGGTTCCCTTTTCCAATGGGTCTTTTTTGTAAAATAA
- a CDS encoding stage V sporulation protein AA, with amino-acid sequence MEIVYIRLKKKLEVTPNKQLQMKDIALIASSSVLKRRVENTFIDFTIHKKDPVRVLDGFLILEKLQQQFPDCDLQLVGPTQTILYLQKQTKAPSIVLASMIWLLLFVGSAMAIMNFHYDVSMQEVQQKLHFLITGKQVDQPLWLQIPYSIGLGVGMILFFNHLFKKRFNEEPSPLEVEMFKYQQDLDQYISHHENEMNVPDVRSRHR; translated from the coding sequence TTGGAAATTGTCTATATTAGATTGAAAAAAAAGCTAGAAGTAACCCCAAACAAACAACTACAGATGAAGGATATTGCATTAATCGCTTCTAGTTCAGTCCTGAAACGGAGAGTAGAAAACACGTTTATAGACTTCACTATCCATAAGAAAGACCCCGTAAGAGTATTGGATGGTTTCCTTATTCTAGAGAAGCTCCAACAGCAATTCCCTGACTGTGATTTACAGCTAGTGGGACCGACTCAAACGATTTTATATTTACAGAAACAAACAAAGGCTCCATCGATTGTCTTAGCATCTATGATCTGGCTTTTATTATTTGTTGGATCAGCGATGGCAATCATGAATTTTCATTATGATGTGAGTATGCAGGAGGTTCAACAGAAGCTCCATTTTTTAATAACCGGAAAACAAGTGGACCAGCCGTTATGGCTTCAAATACCTTATTCAATTGGGCTTGGAGTCGGTATGATTTTATTTTTTAATCACTTGTTTAAAAAGCGGTTTAACGAGGAACCTAGTCCGCTTGAAGTGGAAATGTTTAAATACCAACAAGATTTAGACCAGTATATTAGTCACCATGAAAATGAAATGAATGTTCCAGATGTTCGTTCCCGCCATCGCTGA
- the sigF gene encoding RNA polymerase sporulation sigma factor SigF: MEINLKKSKKEEQLTDEQVKKYIYDSQQGDQMARDILVERNVRLVWSVVQRFINRGYDPDDLFQIGCIGLLKSIDKFDLSYDVRFSTYAVPMIIGEIQRFIRDDGSVKVSRSLKEIGNKIRKKKDELTKKMGRSPTINELAVELELSPEEVVHAQEAGKLPHSIHETVYENDGDPITLLDQIADQDTKWFDKIALQEAIRNLEERERLIVYLRYYKDKTQSEVAERLGISQVQVSRLEKRILEYIKEQIGV, encoded by the coding sequence ATGGAAATAAACCTTAAAAAATCCAAAAAAGAGGAACAGCTGACAGACGAGCAAGTAAAAAAATACATTTATGATAGCCAGCAAGGCGATCAGATGGCCCGTGATATTTTAGTGGAACGTAATGTTCGTCTTGTTTGGTCTGTTGTTCAACGGTTTATCAATAGAGGATATGACCCAGATGATTTATTTCAAATCGGTTGTATCGGACTTTTAAAATCTATTGATAAATTTGACCTGTCCTACGACGTTCGGTTTTCGACCTATGCAGTCCCGATGATAATTGGAGAAATTCAGCGGTTTATTCGCGATGATGGAAGTGTCAAAGTAAGTAGATCCTTAAAAGAAATCGGAAATAAAATCCGAAAGAAAAAGGATGAGCTTACGAAAAAAATGGGGAGATCTCCTACCATCAATGAGTTGGCTGTTGAATTGGAATTATCTCCAGAGGAAGTCGTTCATGCGCAAGAAGCCGGGAAGCTTCCTCATTCGATTCACGAAACGGTGTATGAGAATGACGGCGACCCAATTACATTGCTTGATCAAATTGCCGATCAAGATACGAAGTGGTTTGATAAGATTGCTCTACAAGAAGCAATACGAAATCTAGAAGAACGTGAACGTCTCATCGTTTATCTTCGGTACTATAAGGACAAAACCCAGTCTGAGGTCGCAGAACGATTAGGTATTTCTCAAGTACAAGTGTCCAGGCTTGAAAAGAGAATTCTAGAATATATAAAAGAACAAATAGGGGTATAA
- the spoIIAB gene encoding anti-sigma F factor has product MKNTMHLEFSSVSSNEAFARVTVAAFVAQLDPTVDELTEIKTVVSEAVTNSIIHGYNNETDKMIEIKCTLQDDVVELIIQDDGIGILNVEEAIQPLYTSKPELERSGMGFTIMENFMDKLEVISVPGQGTTVKLIKQLKKSKTLCN; this is encoded by the coding sequence ATGAAAAATACAATGCATTTAGAATTTAGTAGTGTGAGTTCCAATGAAGCATTCGCAAGAGTAACAGTTGCAGCATTTGTTGCGCAGCTTGATCCTACGGTGGATGAACTGACAGAAATTAAGACCGTTGTTTCGGAAGCTGTTACGAATTCTATTATTCACGGGTACAATAACGAAACAGATAAGATGATCGAGATTAAGTGTACGCTTCAAGATGATGTGGTAGAACTAATCATACAAGATGACGGTATTGGAATCTTGAATGTAGAAGAAGCCATTCAGCCTCTTTATACGTCAAAGCCAGAATTAGAACGCTCAGGAATGGGTTTTACGATTATGGAAAACTTTATGGATAAGCTGGAGGTTATTTCAGTACCTGGACAAGGGACGACTGTCAAGCTGATTAAACAACTAAAAAAGAGTAAAACCTTATGCAATTAG
- the spoIIAA gene encoding anti-sigma F factor antagonist codes for MSLSVKFTKKENVLLVRLTGELDHHAAENLKTEWQMAIRESNTEHVVLNLGDLAFMDSSGLGVILGRYKEVTQAGGEMVVCAISPAVKRLFDMSGLFKIIRLEETEEFALLSLGVAS; via the coding sequence GTGAGTCTTTCTGTTAAATTTACGAAGAAAGAAAATGTATTACTGGTGCGGTTAACTGGTGAATTAGACCATCATGCTGCCGAAAATTTAAAAACAGAATGGCAAATGGCCATTCGTGAATCGAACACAGAGCACGTCGTATTAAATCTAGGAGATTTAGCCTTTATGGATAGCTCCGGGCTTGGTGTAATATTAGGACGATATAAAGAAGTCACACAAGCTGGTGGCGAAATGGTTGTTTGTGCCATTTCTCCTGCTGTTAAACGACTGTTTGATATGTCCGGTTTGTTTAAAATTATTCGACTAGAAGAAACGGAAGAATTTGCTTTGCTAAGCTTGGGGGTAGCTTCATGA